The following are encoded together in the Paludisphaera mucosa genome:
- a CDS encoding serine/threonine-protein kinase: MIEHESPQPPPEPPSGAAPVPGSRLQAGSRPPRVGNAPGSSQVGVDSPTVLRGSSTDSKRAPALARAPAASLPRPGDVLGTFVLEEAIGAGGMGAVFRAHDATLDRQVALKLLPPDQVDDPEVVQRFYQEGRSAARLDHENIARVYSLGQDGPFHYIVFEYVDGETIRRRVDEHGPMAVAEAVDVTLQMAQALVHSSLRGVVHRDVKPSNIIITPEGRAKLVDMGLARRFERQSERGGLTQTGMTLGTFDYISPEQARDPRDVDVRSDLYSLGCTLFHMLSGQPPFPGGTVLQKLLQHQEEAPPDVRELNPAVPTALARVLDKLMAKDRDRRCQSPEQLVRDLLLVAGRAGMTLTHFETAPPHHDRPAWDRSLALPTLAGFVLLAAGLFYWGRELLDPSAPAPAAEYPSLSASRPPPALAPAPGLGAGPVGAAATAAPRKIDVRPGEDLAAVIAAAPHKAVVTLTEDGPYLLGSRPSGPRAGAAKDVTIRAEVGKRPVLRFAADARGGDRPPSSLLSFSRGRVAIEGLTFEAEGRALDDPVAAILLDDAALQLTGCSFRRPADTSAGPGLPAVRSRGGRPDPAAGDRPPAIVAAQCHFDPGAAAFDCEGPADVQLLDCTFGPGGTAIVLDDADAAAAGPRDVLIVRSSFMAGVAPVFQVRGSLARFQADDCVFAPADASASAVTSPRVLALVDNPRNLAWAGRSNLYGKFDVLLDVAGKPASEEAVRDFDRWRSDLREARSTLATAPVWESPDPARELALGREAPSRAFRVAAVDGVATPPGAQRGPFGTRILAAGPPPAAAASPTTAMTTAPAVEPVKAAPSPAPVPTAAELVAAAAARGRESSAAVAPAVAALVTTPDPPTMPPMATTDLSGGDEVAFPLAVAPSSRPDPTPAAAAEPPARAAEPAPDRTRALPAPALEVAIADEDVVRSAEQLRNMIAHHGPGGGVIHVAAGVDLELATLDFPAGSWTIAAEPGERRPRLRFHPSPFGSSSSTWTSLFNVQGGELKLRGLDVMIQDFDHQSMGRLAAVGLSAGSGLELVDCTISLVGQAPSHAVVAVLPVKPTAAPATGTAPPRPAVVRIRDGFLRTAGDAVAVASNQRLDCRLDNVIVAADGSLLRTQGGTAPVRDEPTLTLRLEHVLARAKGGLVHMESSVDEAELPLAQVDARDSVLSTGAEGSPLFRVDGRGRVEGLADRIRWTGENVAYHEISVYRVDDGGQTGVSPKRYTRTDWLNSFVARDEAPVLDVEFVDRKAPALPARALSPEALRLAPRAPLARKGPDYATIPAAPDADS, translated from the coding sequence TTGATCGAGCACGAGTCCCCGCAACCTCCCCCCGAACCCCCGAGCGGGGCCGCGCCCGTCCCGGGCTCGCGCCTCCAGGCCGGCTCGCGCCCGCCGCGCGTGGGGAACGCGCCCGGCTCGTCGCAGGTGGGCGTCGACTCGCCGACGGTGCTGCGGGGGTCGAGCACCGATTCGAAGCGCGCGCCGGCCCTCGCCCGGGCGCCGGCGGCGAGCCTGCCGCGGCCGGGCGACGTGCTGGGGACCTTCGTGCTCGAGGAGGCCATCGGGGCGGGCGGCATGGGGGCCGTCTTCCGGGCCCACGACGCGACCCTCGACCGCCAGGTCGCGCTCAAGCTCCTGCCCCCCGACCAGGTCGACGACCCCGAGGTCGTCCAGCGCTTCTACCAGGAGGGTCGGTCGGCCGCCCGGCTCGACCACGAGAACATCGCCCGGGTCTACAGCCTGGGCCAGGACGGCCCGTTCCACTACATCGTCTTCGAGTACGTGGACGGCGAGACGATCCGCCGCCGGGTCGACGAGCACGGGCCGATGGCGGTGGCCGAGGCGGTGGACGTCACGCTCCAGATGGCCCAGGCGCTGGTGCACTCGTCGCTGCGGGGCGTCGTCCACCGCGACGTCAAGCCGTCGAACATCATCATCACGCCCGAGGGCCGCGCCAAGCTCGTCGACATGGGCCTGGCCCGGCGGTTCGAGCGGCAGAGCGAGCGCGGCGGCCTGACGCAGACCGGGATGACCCTGGGCACGTTCGACTACATCAGCCCCGAGCAGGCGCGCGACCCGCGCGACGTCGACGTCCGCAGCGACCTGTATTCGCTGGGATGCACGCTCTTTCACATGTTGAGCGGCCAGCCCCCCTTCCCGGGCGGGACCGTGCTCCAGAAGCTGCTGCAGCACCAGGAGGAGGCCCCGCCGGACGTCCGGGAGCTGAACCCGGCCGTGCCGACGGCGCTGGCCCGCGTGCTCGACAAGCTGATGGCGAAGGACCGCGACCGCCGCTGCCAGTCGCCCGAGCAGCTGGTGCGCGACCTGCTGCTCGTCGCCGGCCGCGCCGGGATGACCCTGACGCACTTCGAAACGGCGCCCCCTCATCACGACCGCCCGGCCTGGGACCGCTCGCTGGCGTTGCCGACCCTGGCGGGGTTCGTCCTCCTGGCGGCGGGCCTCTTCTACTGGGGCCGCGAGCTGCTCGACCCGTCGGCGCCCGCGCCGGCGGCCGAGTACCCGTCGCTGAGCGCGTCTCGACCGCCGCCGGCCCTGGCCCCCGCGCCGGGCCTCGGCGCCGGGCCCGTCGGCGCGGCCGCGACGGCGGCGCCCCGGAAGATCGACGTCCGCCCCGGCGAGGACCTCGCCGCGGTGATCGCCGCGGCCCCCCACAAGGCGGTCGTCACGCTCACCGAGGACGGGCCCTACCTGCTGGGCTCGCGGCCGTCCGGCCCCCGGGCCGGCGCGGCCAAGGATGTCACGATCCGGGCCGAGGTCGGCAAGCGGCCCGTGCTCCGCTTCGCGGCCGACGCGCGGGGGGGCGACCGGCCGCCCTCGTCGTTGCTGTCCTTCTCGCGGGGCCGGGTCGCGATCGAGGGCCTGACCTTCGAGGCCGAGGGCCGCGCGCTCGACGACCCGGTCGCCGCGATCCTCCTCGACGACGCCGCGCTGCAGCTCACGGGCTGCTCGTTCCGCCGCCCCGCCGATACGTCCGCCGGCCCCGGCCTGCCCGCGGTCCGCAGCCGCGGCGGCCGGCCCGACCCCGCCGCCGGCGACCGCCCCCCGGCGATCGTCGCCGCCCAGTGCCATTTCGACCCCGGCGCCGCCGCCTTCGACTGCGAGGGGCCCGCCGACGTCCAGCTCCTCGACTGCACCTTCGGGCCCGGCGGGACCGCGATCGTGCTCGACGACGCCGACGCCGCGGCGGCCGGCCCGCGCGACGTCCTGATCGTCCGCTCCAGCTTCATGGCGGGCGTCGCGCCGGTCTTCCAGGTCCGCGGCTCCCTGGCGCGGTTCCAGGCCGACGACTGCGTGTTCGCCCCGGCCGACGCCTCGGCCTCGGCTGTGACGTCGCCGCGGGTGCTGGCGCTCGTCGACAACCCCCGCAACCTCGCCTGGGCGGGCCGCTCGAACCTCTACGGCAAGTTCGACGTCCTGCTCGACGTCGCCGGCAAGCCGGCCTCCGAGGAGGCCGTCCGCGATTTCGACCGCTGGCGGTCGGACCTCCGCGAGGCCCGGTCGACCCTGGCGACGGCCCCGGTCTGGGAGTCGCCCGACCCGGCGCGCGAGCTGGCCCTGGGCCGCGAAGCCCCCTCGCGGGCCTTCCGGGTCGCCGCGGTCGACGGCGTCGCGACGCCCCCCGGAGCGCAAAGGGGCCCCTTCGGCACCCGGATCCTCGCCGCCGGCCCGCCGCCCGCCGCGGCGGCCTCGCCCACGACGGCGATGACGACGGCCCCCGCCGTCGAGCCGGTCAAGGCGGCCCCGTCGCCGGCTCCGGTCCCGACCGCCGCCGAGCTGGTCGCCGCGGCGGCCGCCCGGGGCCGCGAATCGAGCGCGGCGGTCGCCCCGGCCGTCGCGGCGCTCGTCACGACCCCCGACCCGCCGACCATGCCGCCGATGGCCACGACGGACCTCTCGGGAGGCGACGAGGTCGCCTTCCCGCTCGCCGTCGCGCCCTCGAGCAGGCCCGACCCCACTCCGGCCGCCGCCGCCGAGCCCCCCGCGCGGGCCGCCGAGCCGGCCCCGGATCGGACCCGCGCGCTCCCCGCGCCGGCCCTCGAGGTCGCGATCGCCGACGAGGACGTCGTCCGGAGCGCCGAGCAGTTGCGGAACATGATCGCCCACCACGGCCCCGGCGGCGGCGTGATCCACGTCGCGGCCGGAGTCGACCTGGAGCTGGCGACCCTGGACTTCCCCGCCGGCTCGTGGACGATCGCGGCCGAGCCCGGCGAGCGGCGGCCCCGGCTGCGGTTCCACCCGTCGCCGTTCGGCTCGTCGTCCTCGACCTGGACCAGCCTGTTCAACGTCCAGGGGGGCGAGCTGAAGCTCCGGGGCCTGGACGTGATGATCCAGGACTTCGACCACCAGTCGATGGGCCGGCTCGCCGCCGTCGGCCTGTCCGCCGGCTCCGGCCTCGAACTGGTCGACTGCACGATCAGCCTGGTCGGCCAGGCCCCCTCGCACGCCGTCGTCGCCGTCCTGCCCGTCAAGCCGACCGCCGCGCCGGCGACCGGGACGGCGCCGCCCAGGCCGGCCGTGGTCCGCATCCGCGACGGCTTCCTGCGGACGGCGGGCGACGCGGTGGCCGTGGCCTCGAACCAGCGGCTCGACTGCCGGCTCGACAACGTGATCGTCGCGGCCGACGGCAGCCTCCTCCGCACCCAGGGCGGGACGGCCCCGGTCCGCGACGAGCCCACGCTGACGCTCCGCCTCGAACACGTCCTGGCGCGGGCCAAGGGGGGGCTGGTGCACATGGAAAGCTCCGTCGACGAGGCCGAGCTTCCGCTCGCCCAGGTCGACGCCCGCGACTCGGTGCTGAGCACCGGCGCCGAGGGCTCCCCCCTGTTCCGCGTCGACGGCCGCGGCCGCGTCGAGGGCCTCGCCGACCGGATCCGCTGGACCGGCGAGAACGTCGCCTATCACGAGATCTCCGTCTACCGCGTCGACGACGGCGGCCAGACCGGGGTGTCGCCCAAGCGCTACACCCGCACCGACTGGCTCAACAGCTTCGTGGCCCGGGACGAGGCCCCCGTCCTCGACGTCGAGTTCGTCGACCGCAAGGCCCCCGCCCTCCCCGCCCGCGCCCTCTCGCCCGAGGCCCTCCGCCTCGCCCCGCGGGCTCCCCTCGCCCGCAAAGGCCCCGACTACGCCACCATCCCCGCCGCGCCCGACGCCGACTCCTAA
- a CDS encoding GTPase, with amino-acid sequence MTVLTPTGRGAVAVLRLWGPNALAAADAAFRPARGKRLAETPSGRPRLGRLGAGLGDEVVAVVLDGDPPGVEIQCHGGSAAVEMVAEALRGRGVRLAEPTAFVDQATPSPIRAAAWMDLAGAGTLRTAEILLEQAQGALDRELVGLIAGIETGSPETASRLDGLIARSRVGLRLVDGWRVVIAGRPNVGKSRLLNAMAGYARAIVAATPGTTRDAVTVRTAFDGWPIELVDTAGVREAVDVVERSGVERALRERARADLSLHVLDRSQPLDGADRARATGGGPALIVASKADLPAAWDPAEALGGDRPFVVVSAEAGAGLDELGAAIARALVPIPPEPGAGVPFRDEQVVELAAARDALKLGEVEAAARILRTLLGR; translated from the coding sequence ATGACCGTCCTGACCCCGACCGGCCGGGGGGCGGTCGCCGTGCTGCGCTTATGGGGCCCGAACGCGCTCGCGGCGGCCGACGCGGCGTTCCGCCCGGCGCGCGGAAAGCGGCTCGCCGAGACGCCCTCGGGACGCCCCCGGCTCGGGAGGCTCGGCGCGGGGCTGGGCGACGAGGTCGTCGCGGTGGTGCTCGACGGCGATCCGCCCGGGGTCGAGATCCAGTGCCACGGCGGCTCGGCGGCCGTCGAGATGGTCGCCGAGGCGTTGCGCGGGCGGGGCGTGCGGCTCGCCGAGCCCACCGCGTTCGTCGACCAGGCGACCCCGAGCCCGATCCGCGCGGCGGCGTGGATGGACCTCGCCGGGGCCGGCACGCTGCGGACGGCCGAGATTCTCCTGGAGCAGGCCCAGGGGGCGCTCGACCGGGAGCTGGTGGGATTGATCGCGGGGATCGAGACGGGGAGCCCGGAAACGGCCTCGCGGCTCGATGGGCTGATCGCTCGTTCGCGCGTCGGCCTGCGGCTCGTCGACGGCTGGCGGGTCGTGATCGCGGGCCGGCCCAACGTGGGGAAGAGCCGGCTGCTCAACGCGATGGCGGGCTACGCCCGCGCGATCGTGGCGGCGACGCCCGGGACGACCCGCGACGCCGTGACCGTGCGCACCGCGTTCGACGGCTGGCCTATCGAGCTGGTCGACACCGCCGGCGTCCGCGAGGCCGTCGACGTCGTCGAGCGCTCGGGCGTCGAGCGGGCCCTCCGCGAGCGCGCCCGGGCCGACCTGTCGCTGCACGTCCTGGACCGCTCGCAACCGCTCGACGGCGCCGATCGGGCCCGGGCGACGGGCGGCGGGCCGGCCCTGATCGTCGCCAGCAAGGCCGACCTGCCGGCGGCGTGGGATCCGGCCGAGGCGCTCGGCGGCGACCGGCCGTTCGTCGTCGTCTCGGCCGAGGCGGGAGCGGGGCTCGACGAGCTGGGCGCGGCGATCGCGCGGGCCCTCGTTCCCATCCCGCCCGAACCGGGAGCCGGCGTCCCCTTTCGCGACGAGCAGGTCGTCGAGCTGGCCGCGGCGCGGGACGCCCTCAAACTCGGGGAGGTCGAGGCCGCCGCGCGAATCCTGCGGACCCTGCTGGGGCGCTGA
- a CDS encoding EVE domain-containing protein — protein MGYWLFKSEPDSYSFADLVRDGTTGWNGVRNFQARNFLRDAIRAGDGVLFYHSSTDPAAVVGIAEVVEAGHPDPSAFDPKSDYHDPKSKPDAPTWFQVTIKPVRAVDPPLTLARLREVPALAGMELLRKGSRLSVQPVSEGEWKAIQELAGIKPAKKSRKG, from the coding sequence ATGGGCTACTGGTTGTTCAAGTCCGAGCCCGATTCGTATTCGTTCGCCGACCTGGTGCGCGACGGGACGACCGGCTGGAACGGCGTCAGGAACTTCCAGGCGCGGAACTTCCTGCGGGACGCGATCCGGGCCGGCGACGGGGTTTTGTTCTACCATTCGAGCACCGACCCGGCGGCCGTCGTGGGGATCGCCGAGGTCGTCGAGGCCGGGCATCCCGACCCCTCGGCGTTCGACCCGAAATCGGATTACCACGACCCCAAGAGCAAGCCCGACGCGCCCACCTGGTTCCAGGTCACGATCAAGCCCGTGCGGGCCGTCGACCCGCCGCTGACCCTGGCCCGGCTCCGCGAGGTCCCCGCGCTGGCCGGCATGGAGCTGCTCCGCAAGGGGAGCCGGCTCTCGGTCCAGCCGGTCTCCGAGGGCGAGTGGAAGGCGATCCAGGAACTGGCCGGGATCAAGCCGGCGAAGAAGTCACGGAAAGGCTGA
- a CDS encoding VOC family protein, whose amino-acid sequence MARLEHFAIYAADLEALKDFYVRTMGLRVVRAGGGNPPGGYFLADDHGGAIELIARPADQSNADQRWVCHLAFWVDDVAAKQAELENLGLAFETDTAADDESIKTSFFQDPEGNRCQLVWRSKPLVD is encoded by the coding sequence ATGGCGCGACTGGAGCACTTCGCGATCTACGCGGCCGACCTGGAGGCCCTCAAGGACTTCTACGTCCGGACGATGGGCTTGCGGGTCGTCCGCGCCGGCGGCGGCAACCCGCCCGGCGGCTACTTCCTCGCCGACGACCACGGCGGCGCGATCGAGCTGATCGCCCGCCCCGCCGATCAGTCCAACGCCGACCAGCGGTGGGTCTGCCACCTGGCCTTCTGGGTCGACGACGTCGCCGCCAAGCAGGCCGAGCTGGAGAACCTGGGCCTCGCCTTCGAGACCGACACCGCCGCCGACGACGAGTCGATCAAGACCTCGTTCTTCCAAGACCCCGAGGGCAACCGCTGCCAGCTCGTCTGGCGCAGCAAGCCGCTCGTGGATTGA